In Gossypium arboreum isolate Shixiya-1 chromosome 5, ASM2569848v2, whole genome shotgun sequence, a single genomic region encodes these proteins:
- the LOC108476933 gene encoding uncharacterized protein LOC108476933, which produces METENSKETGEIEPLLQDPRDEPKSEANPNPNPSTVKTRVPEVEIRLYRQGKGPMDVFKSSLGGWDQNQLEVRDILDKYGLKSIYAFSPQSGRGVPIRFHPRNGRSILGYKDGSVVHIDGEPQDSLIKPVTKVLVGVAAITLLITLVAKDTPEWMKKLKISGGDFPPWLLACVVIVFTRMRKRTKDFFKKFGW; this is translated from the exons ATGGAAACAGAAAATTCTAAAGAAACCGGTGAAATCGAACCACTCTTACAGGACCCAAGGGATGAGCCTAAATCCGAAGCCAACCCCAACCCGAATCCGAGCACCGTGAAGACGAGAGTCCCCGAAGTAGAGATCCGATTGTATCGACAAGGCAAGGGTCCGATGGACGTGTTCAAGTCGAGCTTGGGTGGATGGGACCAGAACCAGCTTGAGGTTCGAGACATACTAGACAAATACGGCTTGAAATCGATTTACGCTTTCAGTCCCCAGTCGGGTCGTGGCGTCCCAATCCGCTTTCATCCCAGAAATGGGAGGTCTATTCTTGGATACAAGGACGGATCGGTGGTTCACATTGACGGCGAGCCACAG GATTCATTAATCAAACCTGTAACCAAGGTCTTGGTAGGAGTAGCAGCTATTACACTTCTGATAACTCTGGTAGCAAAGGATACTCCGGAATGGATGAAGAAACTAAAGATTTCGGGCGGAGATTTCCCTCCTTGGCTCCTCGCTTGTGTAGTTATCGTGTTTACACGCATGAGGAAGAGAACGAAGGATTTCTTTAAGAAGTTTGGTTGGTGA
- the LOC108479625 gene encoding probable F-actin-capping protein subunit beta, with translation MEAAMGLMRRMPPRHSETALSALLSLLPHNSSDLLSQVDLPLQVLSDDDSGKRFILCEYNRDADSYRSPWSNKYHPRLEDAPYPSSKLRQLEIEANDIFTVYCDQYYEGGISSVYMWEDDNEGFVACFLVKKDGSKTGQGRRGYLEEGTWDAIHVIEVGPEEETTRYCLTSTVMLSLTTDDVSSGTFSLSGSIRRQMNMNLPVADGHLCNMGKMIEEMEGKLRNSLDQVYFGKTREMVCTLRPPSEVLPMRLPDS, from the exons ATGGAGGCAGCCATGGGACTGATGCGAAGAATGCCGCCTCGTCACTCAGAGACAGCACTTTCTGCTCTTTTAAGCCTTTTGCCTCACAACTCCTCCGATCTCCTCTCTCAAGTTGATCTCCCTCTCCAG GTTTTAAGCGATGATGACAGTGGGAAGAGGTTCATTTTATGCGAATACAACAGAGATGCTGATTCATATAG ATCACCTTGGTCAAATAAATACCACCCACGATTGGAAGATGCACCTTATCCATCTTCAAAATTGAGGCAACTGGAAATTGAAGCTAACGATATCTTTACAGTCTATTGTGACCA GTATTATGAAGGTGGCATCTCATCTGTCTATATGTGGGAAGATGACAATGAAGGCTTTGTAGCCTGCTTTTTGGTAAAGAAAG ATGGTTCAAAGACTGGGCAAGGGCGGAGAGGTTATTTGGAGGAGGGAACATGGGATGCTATTCATGTTATAGAG GTTGGACCAGAAGAAGAAACAACTCGATATTGCTTGACTAGTACAGTCATGCTGTCTTTGACTACAGATGACGTGTCATCAGGCACTTTCAGTTTGTCTGGATCTATCAGACGACAG ATGAACATGAATCTCCCAGTTGCTGATGGTCATCTTTGTAATATGGGAAAGATGATAGAAGAAATGGAGGGCAAGCTCCGGAACTCATTGGATCAG GTCTACTTTGGAAAGACGAGAGAGATGGTTTGCACTTTACGGCCACCTTCTGAGGTGCTGCCGATGAGATTGCCTGACAGTTAA
- the LOC108479626 gene encoding co-chaperone protein p23-1-like codes for MSRHPIVKWAQRLDDVFITIELPDAQDVKLKLEPEGKFFFSAKSGADKIPYEVDLDLHDKVDVDGSKASVGNRNICYLVKKAESKWWSRLLKQEGRPPVFLKVDWDRWVDEDEDDVDTKPAPDMDFGDFDFSKMNMGGGEGFGAVEGEDDDDSDTEDENVEEIPAPKKDASSSGAEHEVKNV; via the exons CCGACATCCCATCGTGAAATGGGCCCAGAGATTGGATGATGTCTTCATAACTATTGAGCTTCCTGATGCTCAGGACGTGAAGCTTAAACTAGAGCCCGAAGGAAAATTCTTCTTCTCTGCCAAAAGTGGAGCAGACAAAATTCCCTATGAAGTTGATTTGGATCTACATGACAAAGTCGACGTTGAT GGAAGCAAGGCTAGTGTTGGAAATAGAAATATCTGTTACCTTGTGAAAAAGGCTGAGAGCAAGTGGTGGAGCAGATTACTGAAACAGGAAGGGAGACCTCCTGTGTTTTTGAAAGTTGATTGGGATCGATGGGTTGATGAAGATGAGGACGATGTGGATACTAAGC CCGCACCTGATATGGACTTTGGGGACTTCGACTTTTCT AAGATGAACATGGGTGGTGGTGAAGGCTTTGGTGCGGTTGAAGGTGAAGATG ATGATGACAGTGACACTGAAGATGAAAATGTGGAAGAAATACCAGCTCCAAAGAAAGATGCCTCATCATCTGGTGCCGAGCATGAAGTCAAAAACGTTTAA